The proteins below come from a single Asanoa ferruginea genomic window:
- a CDS encoding bifunctional DNA primase/polymerase, translating to MRWNIRPPFARVTLRRSAMRYADHRWEVMPGAWLDGSRFACERPGCPTTSCHPALEGWERRASTDPSTVEKWWRQRPHAVLLATGHAFDVLEVPNTLGGRVLAAARMHAGVLGPGRLQVRGPVAATPLGRWMFLVRPGDPLRPELENSLDVVRHGTGSWVPAPPTRLPEGLVRWVVAPEEVAWTLPDSYAVQRMIVDSVFTRPSGMPHLPRQLSTARRAA from the coding sequence ATGCGGTGGAATATCCGACCACCATTCGCACGAGTGACACTGCGCCGCTCGGCTATGCGCTACGCCGATCATCGCTGGGAAGTCATGCCCGGCGCGTGGCTCGACGGCAGCAGGTTCGCGTGCGAGCGCCCGGGCTGCCCGACGACGAGCTGCCATCCGGCGCTCGAGGGCTGGGAGCGCCGCGCCAGCACCGATCCGTCCACGGTGGAGAAGTGGTGGCGGCAGCGACCGCACGCGGTGCTGCTGGCCACCGGGCACGCCTTCGACGTGCTCGAGGTGCCCAACACGCTGGGCGGCCGGGTGCTCGCCGCGGCGCGGATGCACGCCGGCGTGCTCGGCCCCGGCCGGCTCCAGGTGCGCGGCCCGGTCGCGGCCACGCCGCTCGGGCGCTGGATGTTTCTGGTGCGCCCCGGCGACCCGCTGCGGCCCGAGTTGGAGAACTCGCTCGACGTGGTGCGCCACGGCACCGGCTCGTGGGTGCCGGCCCCGCCGACCCGACTGCCCGAGGGCCTGGTGCGCTGGGTGGTGGCGCCGGAAGAGGTCGCCTGGACCCTGCCCGACTCCTACGCCGTGCAGCGCATGATCGTCGATTCGGTGTTCACCCGGCCGAGCGGCATGCCGCACCTGCCCCGTCAACTGTCCACGGCCCGCCGGGCCGCATAA
- a CDS encoding FAD:protein FMN transferase, with protein sequence MGTVISVEIASGGSPELLDAAFAWFHEVDARFSTYRENSEVSRFDRGELLLSEASDDLRLVLARCADLWGETDGYFDGYATGRFDPSGFVKGWSAEVASDRLLAAGATDHCVNAGGDVRLRGHSPAGRPWRVGIRHPWNAQATCHVVEGTDLAVATSGVYERGHHVVDPRRGRPPEGLRSVTVVGADLGVADAYATAALAMGRSGARWLNRLDGFGCVVVTDEGRKLSSAALPSAA encoded by the coding sequence ATGGGCACGGTGATCAGCGTCGAGATCGCGTCGGGCGGGTCGCCGGAACTCCTCGACGCGGCCTTCGCCTGGTTCCACGAGGTCGATGCCCGGTTCAGCACCTACCGCGAAAACAGTGAGGTGAGCCGGTTCGACCGCGGTGAGTTGCTGCTCTCCGAAGCCTCCGACGACCTGCGGCTGGTGCTGGCCCGCTGTGCCGACCTGTGGGGCGAGACCGACGGCTACTTCGACGGTTACGCGACCGGCCGGTTCGACCCGTCCGGGTTCGTCAAGGGCTGGTCCGCGGAGGTCGCCTCCGACCGCCTGCTGGCCGCGGGCGCGACCGACCACTGTGTCAACGCCGGCGGCGACGTGCGGCTGCGGGGTCACTCGCCGGCGGGTCGACCCTGGCGGGTGGGCATCCGCCATCCGTGGAACGCGCAGGCCACCTGCCATGTGGTCGAGGGCACCGACCTGGCCGTGGCCACGTCGGGCGTCTACGAGCGGGGGCACCACGTGGTCGACCCGCGGCGCGGGCGGCCGCCGGAGGGGCTGCGGTCGGTCACCGTGGTCGGTGCCGACCTGGGCGTTGCCGACGCGTACGCGACGGCGGCGCTGGCGATGGGCCGCTCCGGCGCCCGCTGGCTGAACCGGCTCGACGGCTTCGGCTGCGTCGTGGTCACCGACGAGGGGCGGAAGCTGAGCTCCGCGGCACTACCGTCGGCGGCTTAA
- a CDS encoding FMN-binding protein encodes MRRAVLAVAGLAAGTSLLVVVKGGAGAAPDTVAAANAGPTPSAGAGSPDPSAPASPGGKKPAATPSGTKKTTKPKPGKTTAAPPPAAPKSNKVVGPRVENPYGAVQVVIELSGTRITNVRTLEMPDLEARSDQLSSLAEPQLRDEAIREQGANLDTVSGATETSESYKESLRVAIERMKKGERD; translated from the coding sequence GTGCGCCGTGCTGTCCTGGCCGTAGCCGGGCTCGCCGCCGGCACCTCGCTGCTGGTCGTGGTCAAGGGCGGCGCGGGCGCGGCCCCGGACACCGTGGCGGCGGCCAACGCCGGACCGACCCCGTCGGCGGGCGCCGGCTCGCCGGACCCGTCGGCGCCGGCGTCGCCGGGTGGGAAGAAGCCCGCGGCGACGCCGTCTGGAACCAAGAAGACCACGAAGCCGAAGCCCGGGAAGACCACCGCCGCACCGCCGCCGGCCGCGCCGAAGTCCAACAAGGTGGTCGGGCCGCGGGTGGAGAACCCGTACGGTGCCGTGCAGGTGGTCATCGAGCTGTCCGGCACCCGCATCACGAACGTGCGCACGCTGGAGATGCCCGACCTGGAGGCGCGCTCCGACCAGCTCAGCTCGCTGGCCGAGCCGCAGCTTCGCGACGAGGCGATCCGGGAGCAGGGCGCCAACCTCGACACCGTGTCCGGTGCGACCGAGACCAGCGAGAGCTACAAGGAGTCGCTGCGGGTCGCCATCGAGCGGATGAAGAAGGGCGAGCGTGACTGA
- a CDS encoding ferredoxin reductase family protein translates to MPVNVPARRGGTGRRVLLLLFWVGLVLAVLPWWLTTPAGSLVDTGAVMLAAGRIVGLVAGYTMLVQVVLMSRLRLLDRLAGEELMTRWHRDIGGALIVAVLGHMALILVGYGALDGFNPLVEAKVLISGTPDMLTAFLSAGILTAVGLFSIRAVRNAMSYELWRWLHMSTYLVLYLAFGHQFSLGQQLFRPGIVRTGWLAAYVGVVVVLAYGRVIAPLIFNLRYALRVADVIAESPDTVSIYLTGRKLDRLKVLGGQWFRFRFLSHGLWWQSHPFSVSAAKNGRWLRLTIKVVGAYTRELRELDAGSRVWAIGPRGNFTAAQRTAARSLLIAGGIGITPIRAMLEELPPGATLIYRASTPAEVVLQREIDWLARARDVDVWYVIGARTDPGPRQVMSPNGLRQLVPDLARRDVYLCGPPGFVEAAQKTVRKAGVPRSKIHLAAFEL, encoded by the coding sequence ATGCCCGTCAACGTTCCCGCGCGCCGCGGTGGCACCGGCCGCCGCGTGCTGCTGCTGCTCTTCTGGGTGGGCCTGGTGCTCGCCGTGCTGCCCTGGTGGCTGACCACGCCGGCCGGTTCGCTGGTCGACACCGGCGCGGTGATGCTCGCCGCCGGCCGGATCGTCGGCCTGGTCGCCGGCTACACGATGCTCGTCCAGGTCGTGCTGATGAGCCGGTTGCGGCTGCTCGACCGGCTCGCCGGCGAGGAGCTGATGACCCGCTGGCACCGCGACATCGGCGGTGCGCTGATCGTCGCGGTGCTCGGCCACATGGCGCTGATCCTGGTCGGCTACGGCGCGCTCGACGGGTTCAACCCGCTGGTCGAGGCGAAGGTGCTGATCTCCGGCACGCCCGACATGCTGACCGCGTTCCTGTCCGCCGGCATCCTCACCGCGGTCGGCCTGTTCTCCATCCGGGCCGTCCGCAACGCCATGTCCTACGAGCTGTGGCGCTGGCTGCACATGTCCACCTACCTGGTGCTCTATTTGGCTTTCGGCCACCAGTTCTCGCTCGGCCAGCAGCTGTTCCGGCCGGGCATCGTGCGCACCGGCTGGCTCGCCGCCTACGTCGGTGTGGTGGTCGTGCTCGCGTACGGCCGGGTGATCGCGCCCTTGATCTTCAACCTGCGGTACGCCCTGCGGGTGGCCGACGTGATCGCCGAGAGCCCGGACACCGTCTCGATCTACCTGACCGGCCGCAAGCTCGACCGGCTCAAGGTCCTGGGTGGGCAGTGGTTCCGCTTCCGGTTCCTGTCGCACGGGCTGTGGTGGCAGTCGCACCCGTTCTCGGTCTCCGCCGCGAAGAACGGCCGCTGGCTGCGGCTGACCATCAAGGTGGTCGGTGCCTACACCCGTGAGCTGCGCGAACTCGACGCCGGCTCGCGGGTCTGGGCGATCGGCCCGCGCGGCAACTTCACCGCCGCACAACGCACCGCGGCACGTTCGCTGCTGATCGCCGGCGGCATCGGCATCACCCCGATCCGGGCGATGCTGGAGGAACTGCCGCCCGGCGCGACGCTGATCTACCGGGCCAGCACGCCGGCGGAGGTGGTGCTGCAACGCGAGATCGACTGGCTGGCGCGGGCCCGCGACGTCGACGTCTGGTATGTGATCGGCGCCCGCACCGACCCCGGGCCGCGCCAGGTGATGAGCCCCAACGGCCTGCGCCAGCTCGTGCCCGACCTGGCCCGCCGCGACGTCTACCTGTGCGGGCCGCCGGGCTTCGTCGAGGCGGCGCAGAAGACGGTGCGCAAGGCCGGCGTACCCCGTTCAAAGATCCACCTTGCCGCCTTCGAGCTGTAG
- a CDS encoding DUF1501 domain-containing protein — protein MSSFPIHPDCPDLARLADDPVDAALRAEALAVEAENAAERDRFNQLNALEEAQQEGRGVTRRTFVTGAAATATALATTQFISTRASFAATKTGTLVHVFLFGGLDGLSMVAPADDPVLSKVRPDLLIAENSGIALQRGFRLSGSFAPLRKYLAAGQLGFIPAVTDPRLSLSHFQAADACNLGGLPAETGGRGWLDSLVDALGPGTAFRSVGIGNTLPRSLVGNNPAIALNSVGSFNLNGDQRFKAGTAKAIKTLFTGINHPVQDSVQEGLAALSLAQKLAADGYKPAAGVEYQGIGFAFQQLAHLIKGGANVRVATIGMGGWDTHEQQGTQDGGYLFNHMGELAKAMADFFDDLGPAAADVTVMVSSEFGRRVSQNNSGSDHGHGGTVALLSGKKLAGNLLGRWDGLAKLDGGNVPEYNNMFNVYGAVAQGRFGLTNTEVDKIFPRQKYAPVKLFA, from the coding sequence GTGTCCTCTTTCCCGATCCACCCCGACTGCCCCGACCTGGCGCGGCTCGCCGACGACCCGGTCGACGCCGCGCTGCGCGCCGAGGCGCTGGCCGTCGAGGCCGAGAACGCGGCCGAGCGCGACCGTTTCAACCAGCTCAACGCGCTCGAGGAGGCACAGCAGGAGGGCCGCGGGGTGACCCGCCGCACCTTCGTCACGGGTGCCGCGGCTACCGCGACGGCGCTGGCCACCACCCAGTTCATCTCGACCCGGGCGTCGTTCGCGGCGACCAAGACCGGCACGCTCGTGCACGTCTTCCTCTTCGGCGGGCTCGACGGCCTGTCCATGGTGGCGCCGGCCGACGACCCGGTGCTGAGCAAGGTGCGCCCCGACCTGCTCATCGCGGAAAACAGCGGTATCGCGCTGCAGCGCGGCTTCCGGCTCAGCGGATCGTTCGCGCCGCTGCGCAAATACCTGGCCGCCGGCCAACTCGGCTTCATCCCGGCGGTCACCGATCCGCGGCTGTCGCTGAGCCACTTCCAGGCCGCCGACGCGTGCAATCTCGGCGGGCTGCCGGCGGAGACCGGCGGTCGGGGGTGGCTCGACAGCCTGGTCGACGCGCTCGGCCCGGGCACCGCCTTCCGCAGCGTCGGCATCGGCAACACGCTGCCCCGCTCGCTGGTCGGCAACAACCCCGCGATCGCGCTGAACAGCGTCGGCTCCTTCAACCTCAACGGGGACCAGCGCTTCAAGGCGGGCACCGCCAAGGCCATCAAGACGCTGTTCACCGGCATCAACCACCCGGTGCAGGACTCGGTCCAGGAAGGGCTCGCGGCGCTGAGCCTGGCGCAGAAGCTGGCCGCCGACGGCTACAAGCCGGCCGCCGGGGTGGAATACCAGGGGATCGGCTTCGCCTTCCAGCAGCTCGCCCACCTGATCAAGGGTGGCGCCAACGTGCGCGTGGCGACCATCGGCATGGGCGGCTGGGACACCCACGAGCAACAGGGCACCCAGGACGGCGGCTACCTGTTCAACCACATGGGCGAGCTGGCCAAGGCGATGGCCGACTTCTTCGACGACCTGGGCCCGGCCGCCGCGGACGTGACCGTGATGGTGTCCAGCGAGTTCGGTCGCCGGGTCAGCCAGAACAACAGTGGCAGCGACCACGGGCACGGTGGCACGGTCGCGCTGCTGTCCGGCAAGAAGCTCGCCGGCAATCTGCTGGGCCGCTGGGACGGCCTGGCCAAGTTGGACGGCGGCAACGTCCCCGAATACAACAACATGTTCAACGTCTACGGCGCCGTCGCACAGGGCAGGTTCGGTCTGACCAACACCGAGGTGGACAAGATCTTCCCCCGACAGAAGTACGCCCCGGTGAAGCTCTTTGCGTGA
- a CDS encoding DUF1800 domain-containing protein, translating into MANRNVPPQWPGDDGRWDSRPHPTTDRYRERPVQQRGPRWVGPDGGVEIDSVAGLPEIYEDDDEDEGPDKGRRRALIALGGAVAAVAGGAALTLTSQGRGLLDKLTGKDGVDTTAADLNNAISNAPAQQQPSTVRTYTEQNESYMGSRAGNELRKNTPATGKLYPTPSAAAANTKVTVKTVLAKDPIRHLASRATFGPNQKVLNDIRRMGIDEWLRIQLQPEKVAPTAGELKLAELSTLKMDIPQLRAARDANNQKGIQADQEVIDAAVGRMIFSERQLFEVMVDFWNDFLHVGPFFDGSDTVRSSFDRDVIRKHALGRYPEMLVAANRHPALLIYLNQNQSSKDNVNENLARENLELYSVGVDGGYTEKDVKQAALLQTGRGVRDDQYVYQPERHHVGPIKIMGFKHPNSTAEGGEAASDAYFRFLGTHPSTARYVAMNLATRFVSDTPPKSLIDRLAKTYLANAGAIKPVLMTLFCSSEFWASVGQKVRRPMEYLTATYRTLGVGPTPSPGFQQGNQNRTPFAEGLRQIRNKMEELGQFPTGQATPNGYPDIFVAWTSAGTMINGWNEALDVVNGNRRMFSYVKPEQLAGSKPPATAGAYVDALAKRLLHQTLSAKEKAAILALAGVGANTKVDASFNGALTSVVRALLASPQHHLR; encoded by the coding sequence ATGGCCAACCGGAACGTGCCGCCACAATGGCCGGGTGACGACGGCCGCTGGGACAGCCGGCCGCACCCCACCACGGACAGGTACCGTGAGCGGCCGGTGCAGCAGCGCGGCCCGCGCTGGGTTGGTCCGGACGGCGGCGTCGAGATCGACTCGGTCGCCGGCCTGCCCGAGATCTATGAGGACGACGACGAAGACGAGGGTCCCGACAAGGGCCGCCGCCGCGCGCTGATCGCCCTCGGCGGTGCCGTCGCGGCGGTCGCCGGCGGTGCCGCCCTCACCCTCACCTCGCAGGGCCGCGGCCTGCTCGACAAGCTGACCGGCAAGGACGGCGTCGACACCACGGCCGCCGATCTCAACAACGCGATCTCCAACGCGCCGGCGCAGCAGCAGCCGAGCACGGTGCGCACCTACACCGAGCAGAACGAGTCCTACATGGGCTCGCGGGCCGGCAACGAGTTGCGCAAGAACACCCCGGCCACCGGCAAGCTCTACCCGACGCCGAGTGCCGCCGCGGCCAACACCAAGGTGACCGTCAAGACCGTCCTCGCCAAGGACCCGATCCGCCACCTGGCCAGCCGCGCCACGTTCGGGCCCAACCAGAAGGTGCTCAACGACATCCGCCGGATGGGCATCGACGAGTGGCTCCGGATCCAGCTCCAGCCGGAGAAGGTCGCGCCGACGGCGGGTGAGCTCAAGCTGGCCGAGCTGTCCACGCTCAAGATGGACATCCCGCAGTTGCGCGCCGCCCGCGACGCCAACAACCAGAAGGGCATCCAGGCCGACCAGGAGGTCATCGACGCCGCGGTCGGTCGGATGATCTTCTCGGAGCGCCAGCTCTTCGAGGTGATGGTCGACTTCTGGAACGACTTCCTGCACGTCGGGCCGTTCTTCGACGGCTCCGACACGGTGCGCTCGAGCTTCGACCGGGACGTGATCCGCAAGCACGCGCTCGGCCGCTACCCGGAGATGCTGGTCGCCGCCAACCGGCACCCGGCGTTGCTGATCTACCTCAACCAGAACCAGTCGTCGAAGGACAACGTCAACGAGAACCTGGCCCGGGAGAACCTGGAGCTCTACTCGGTCGGCGTCGACGGCGGCTACACCGAGAAAGACGTCAAGCAGGCCGCGCTGCTACAGACCGGCCGGGGCGTGCGCGACGACCAGTACGTCTACCAGCCCGAGCGGCACCACGTCGGGCCCATCAAGATCATGGGCTTCAAGCACCCGAACTCGACCGCCGAGGGTGGTGAGGCGGCCAGCGACGCCTACTTCCGCTTCCTCGGCACGCACCCGTCGACCGCGCGCTACGTCGCGATGAACCTGGCCACCCGGTTCGTCTCGGACACCCCGCCGAAGTCGCTGATCGACCGGCTGGCGAAGACCTACCTCGCCAACGCCGGTGCGATCAAGCCGGTGCTGATGACGCTGTTCTGCTCGTCGGAGTTCTGGGCCTCGGTCGGCCAGAAGGTCCGCCGCCCGATGGAATACCTGACCGCGACCTACCGCACGCTGGGCGTCGGGCCGACCCCCAGCCCGGGTTTCCAGCAGGGCAACCAGAACCGGACCCCGTTCGCCGAGGGGCTGCGCCAGATCCGCAACAAGATGGAGGAGCTCGGCCAGTTCCCGACCGGCCAGGCGACGCCCAACGGCTACCCCGACATCTTCGTCGCGTGGACCTCGGCCGGCACGATGATCAACGGCTGGAACGAGGCGCTCGACGTCGTCAACGGCAACCGGCGGATGTTCTCCTACGTCAAGCCCGAGCAGCTCGCCGGCTCGAAGCCGCCGGCCACCGCGGGCGCCTACGTCGACGCGCTGGCCAAGCGCCTGCTGCACCAGACGCTGAGCGCCAAGGAGAAGGCCGCGATCCTCGCCCTCGCCGGCGTGGGCGCCAACACCAAGGTCGACGCGTCGTTCAACGGCGCGCTGACATCCGTCGTGCGGGCGCTGCTCGCATCCCCGCAGCACCACCTCCGGTGA